From one Nycticebus coucang isolate mNycCou1 chromosome 14, mNycCou1.pri, whole genome shotgun sequence genomic stretch:
- the IRF7 gene encoding interferon regulatory factor 7 isoform X3 — MPASSSTKRFKLLEDNSWDLLDPHKVYALRSTWGWREDPGIHLSEEDTLQDASPTQGGSPGPLPPKGDPELQVPCPLPAPAGDVGDLLLQAVQQSCLGDHLKAVCGADLVLPQAPGGPALSRDCVGPQLPAGEPHAAWAMEATPHLRPQPRAPEPPHQAEPHPVPGPGMCPVVGEPSPGVLEVTVMYKGRAVLQEVVVCPRFVLLYGAPGPAVQAAEPQHVVFPSPAALPDQKQLRYTEELLRHVAPGLQLELRGLQLWARRMGKCKVYWEVGSPLGSASPSTPACLLPRNHDTPIFDFSTFFQELVEFQARRRRGSPHYTIYLGFGQDLSAGRPKEKSLVLVKLEPWLCRAYLEGVQREGVSSLDSSLSLCLSSTSSLYDDIERFLMELEQLA; from the exons ATGCCCGCATCTTCAAG CACGAAACGCTTTAAGTTGCTAGAAGACAACTCCTGGGACCTCCTGGACCCTCACAAGGTGTATGCCCTCAGATCAACATGGGGCTGGAGAG AAGACCCAGGCATCCACCTGAGTGAGGAAGACACCCTCCAGGATGCCTCCCCCACACAG GGTGGGTCCCCAGGGCCACTCCCACCAAAAGGAGACCCTGAGCTGCAAGTCCCGTGCCCACTTCCTGCCCCAGCTGGTGATGTGGGGGACCTCTTGCTCCAGGCTGTGCAGCAGAGTTGCCTGGGGGACCATCTGAAAGCTGTGTGTGGGGCAGACCTGGTCTTGCCACAGGCTCCTGGAGGGCCAGCTCTAAGCAGGGACTGTGTAG GCCCACAGCTCCCTGCTGGGGAGCCACATGCAGCATGGGCTATGGAAGCCACCCCTCATCTTCGGCCCCAGCCCCGGGCTCCAGAGCCCCCACATCAGGCAGAGCCCCACCCGGTTCCTGGCCCCGGCATGTGCCCTGTCGTGGGAG AGCCCAGCCCAGGGGTGCTGGAGGTGACCGTCATGTACAAAGGCCGCGCAGTGCTACAGGAGGTAGTGGTGTGTCCACGTTTCGTGCttctgtatggtgccccaggccCAGCTGTCCAGGCTGCAGAGCCCCAGCACGTGGTGTTCCCTAGCCCTGCGGCACTCCCTGACCAGAAGCAGCTACGCTACACAGAGGAGCTGCTGAGGCACGTGGCCCCCGGGCTTCAGCTGGAGCTGCGGGGGCTGCAGCTCTGGGCCCGGCGCATGGGCAAATGCAAGGTGTACTGGGAGGTGGGCAGCCCCCTGGGCTCCGCCAGCCCCTCCACCCCCGCCTGCTTGCTGCCAAGGAACCACGACACTCCCATCTTTGACTTCAGCACCTTCTTCCAAG AGCTGGTGGAATTCCAGGCACGGCGGCGCCGAGGGTCCCCCCACTACACCATCTACCTAGGCTTCGGGCAGGACCTGTCTGCTGGGAGGCCCAAGGAGAAAAGCCTAGTTCTGGTGAAG CTGGAACCATGGCTTTGCCGCGCCTACCTGGAAGGTGTGCAACGTGAAGGTGTGTCCTCCCTCGACAGTAGCCTCAGCCTGTGCCTGTCCAGCACCAGCAGTCTCTACGATGACATCGAGCGCTTCCTCATGGAGCTGGAGCAGCTCGCCTAA
- the IRF7 gene encoding interferon regulatory factor 7 isoform X1: protein MALTPERGARVLFGEWLLHEISSGHYEGLTWLDEAHTRFRVPWKHFGRRDLGEADARIFKAWAVARGRWPLSSRGDQLPPEAAQRAGWKTNFRCALHSTKRFKLLEDNSWDLLDPHKVYALRSTWGWREDPGIHLSEEDTLQDASPTQGGSPGPLPPKGDPELQVPCPLPAPAGDVGDLLLQAVQQSCLGDHLKAVCGADLVLPQAPGGPALSRDCVGPQLPAGEPHAAWAMEATPHLRPQPRAPEPPHQAEPHPVPGPGMCPVVGEPSPGVLEVTVMYKGRAVLQEVVVCPRFVLLYGAPGPAVQAAEPQHVVFPSPAALPDQKQLRYTEELLRHVAPGLQLELRGLQLWARRMGKCKVYWEVGSPLGSASPSTPACLLPRNHDTPIFDFSTFFQELVEFQARRRRGSPHYTIYLGFGQDLSAGRPKEKSLVLVKLEPWLCRAYLEGVQREGVSSLDSSLSLCLSSTSSLYDDIERFLMELEQLA from the exons ATGGCCCTGACTCCTGAGAG AGGGGCTCGAGTGCTATTTGGAGAGTGGCTTCTGCATGAGATCAGCAGTGGCCACTACGAGGGGCTGACCTGGCTGGATGAGGCCCACACCCGCTTTCGGGTGCCCTGGAAGCACTTTGGGCGCAGGGACCTAGGCGAAGCTGATGCCCGCATCTTCAAG gcTTGGGCAGTGGCCCGGGGCAGGTGGCCACTCAGCAGCAGAGGTGACCAGCTGCCCCCTGAGGCTGCACAGAGAGCGGGCTGGAAAACCAACTTCCGCTGTGCCCTGCACAGCACGAAACGCTTTAAGTTGCTAGAAGACAACTCCTGGGACCTCCTGGACCCTCACAAGGTGTATGCCCTCAGATCAACATGGGGCTGGAGAG AAGACCCAGGCATCCACCTGAGTGAGGAAGACACCCTCCAGGATGCCTCCCCCACACAG GGTGGGTCCCCAGGGCCACTCCCACCAAAAGGAGACCCTGAGCTGCAAGTCCCGTGCCCACTTCCTGCCCCAGCTGGTGATGTGGGGGACCTCTTGCTCCAGGCTGTGCAGCAGAGTTGCCTGGGGGACCATCTGAAAGCTGTGTGTGGGGCAGACCTGGTCTTGCCACAGGCTCCTGGAGGGCCAGCTCTAAGCAGGGACTGTGTAG GCCCACAGCTCCCTGCTGGGGAGCCACATGCAGCATGGGCTATGGAAGCCACCCCTCATCTTCGGCCCCAGCCCCGGGCTCCAGAGCCCCCACATCAGGCAGAGCCCCACCCGGTTCCTGGCCCCGGCATGTGCCCTGTCGTGGGAG AGCCCAGCCCAGGGGTGCTGGAGGTGACCGTCATGTACAAAGGCCGCGCAGTGCTACAGGAGGTAGTGGTGTGTCCACGTTTCGTGCttctgtatggtgccccaggccCAGCTGTCCAGGCTGCAGAGCCCCAGCACGTGGTGTTCCCTAGCCCTGCGGCACTCCCTGACCAGAAGCAGCTACGCTACACAGAGGAGCTGCTGAGGCACGTGGCCCCCGGGCTTCAGCTGGAGCTGCGGGGGCTGCAGCTCTGGGCCCGGCGCATGGGCAAATGCAAGGTGTACTGGGAGGTGGGCAGCCCCCTGGGCTCCGCCAGCCCCTCCACCCCCGCCTGCTTGCTGCCAAGGAACCACGACACTCCCATCTTTGACTTCAGCACCTTCTTCCAAG AGCTGGTGGAATTCCAGGCACGGCGGCGCCGAGGGTCCCCCCACTACACCATCTACCTAGGCTTCGGGCAGGACCTGTCTGCTGGGAGGCCCAAGGAGAAAAGCCTAGTTCTGGTGAAG CTGGAACCATGGCTTTGCCGCGCCTACCTGGAAGGTGTGCAACGTGAAGGTGTGTCCTCCCTCGACAGTAGCCTCAGCCTGTGCCTGTCCAGCACCAGCAGTCTCTACGATGACATCGAGCGCTTCCTCATGGAGCTGGAGCAGCTCGCCTAA
- the IRF7 gene encoding interferon regulatory factor 7 isoform X2 — MALTPERGARVLFGEWLLHEISSGHYEGLTWLDEAHTRFRVPWKHFGRRDLGEADARIFKAWAVARGRWPLSSRGDQLPPEAAQRAGWKTNFRCALHSTKRFKLLEDNSWDLLDPHKVYALRSTWGWRDPGIHLSEEDTLQDASPTQGGSPGPLPPKGDPELQVPCPLPAPAGDVGDLLLQAVQQSCLGDHLKAVCGADLVLPQAPGGPALSRDCVGPQLPAGEPHAAWAMEATPHLRPQPRAPEPPHQAEPHPVPGPGMCPVVGEPSPGVLEVTVMYKGRAVLQEVVVCPRFVLLYGAPGPAVQAAEPQHVVFPSPAALPDQKQLRYTEELLRHVAPGLQLELRGLQLWARRMGKCKVYWEVGSPLGSASPSTPACLLPRNHDTPIFDFSTFFQELVEFQARRRRGSPHYTIYLGFGQDLSAGRPKEKSLVLVKLEPWLCRAYLEGVQREGVSSLDSSLSLCLSSTSSLYDDIERFLMELEQLA; from the exons ATGGCCCTGACTCCTGAGAG AGGGGCTCGAGTGCTATTTGGAGAGTGGCTTCTGCATGAGATCAGCAGTGGCCACTACGAGGGGCTGACCTGGCTGGATGAGGCCCACACCCGCTTTCGGGTGCCCTGGAAGCACTTTGGGCGCAGGGACCTAGGCGAAGCTGATGCCCGCATCTTCAAG gcTTGGGCAGTGGCCCGGGGCAGGTGGCCACTCAGCAGCAGAGGTGACCAGCTGCCCCCTGAGGCTGCACAGAGAGCGGGCTGGAAAACCAACTTCCGCTGTGCCCTGCACAGCACGAAACGCTTTAAGTTGCTAGAAGACAACTCCTGGGACCTCCTGGACCCTCACAAGGTGTATGCCCTCAGATCAACATGGGGCTGGAGAG ACCCAGGCATCCACCTGAGTGAGGAAGACACCCTCCAGGATGCCTCCCCCACACAG GGTGGGTCCCCAGGGCCACTCCCACCAAAAGGAGACCCTGAGCTGCAAGTCCCGTGCCCACTTCCTGCCCCAGCTGGTGATGTGGGGGACCTCTTGCTCCAGGCTGTGCAGCAGAGTTGCCTGGGGGACCATCTGAAAGCTGTGTGTGGGGCAGACCTGGTCTTGCCACAGGCTCCTGGAGGGCCAGCTCTAAGCAGGGACTGTGTAG GCCCACAGCTCCCTGCTGGGGAGCCACATGCAGCATGGGCTATGGAAGCCACCCCTCATCTTCGGCCCCAGCCCCGGGCTCCAGAGCCCCCACATCAGGCAGAGCCCCACCCGGTTCCTGGCCCCGGCATGTGCCCTGTCGTGGGAG AGCCCAGCCCAGGGGTGCTGGAGGTGACCGTCATGTACAAAGGCCGCGCAGTGCTACAGGAGGTAGTGGTGTGTCCACGTTTCGTGCttctgtatggtgccccaggccCAGCTGTCCAGGCTGCAGAGCCCCAGCACGTGGTGTTCCCTAGCCCTGCGGCACTCCCTGACCAGAAGCAGCTACGCTACACAGAGGAGCTGCTGAGGCACGTGGCCCCCGGGCTTCAGCTGGAGCTGCGGGGGCTGCAGCTCTGGGCCCGGCGCATGGGCAAATGCAAGGTGTACTGGGAGGTGGGCAGCCCCCTGGGCTCCGCCAGCCCCTCCACCCCCGCCTGCTTGCTGCCAAGGAACCACGACACTCCCATCTTTGACTTCAGCACCTTCTTCCAAG AGCTGGTGGAATTCCAGGCACGGCGGCGCCGAGGGTCCCCCCACTACACCATCTACCTAGGCTTCGGGCAGGACCTGTCTGCTGGGAGGCCCAAGGAGAAAAGCCTAGTTCTGGTGAAG CTGGAACCATGGCTTTGCCGCGCCTACCTGGAAGGTGTGCAACGTGAAGGTGTGTCCTCCCTCGACAGTAGCCTCAGCCTGTGCCTGTCCAGCACCAGCAGTCTCTACGATGACATCGAGCGCTTCCTCATGGAGCTGGAGCAGCTCGCCTAA